Sequence from the Nocardiopsis sp. YSL2 genome:
AGGTCCCGGACGCGCTCGACGGTGGCGTCGTCGCGCAGGCGGAGCGTGACGACGGTGTCGTACCCGGCCGTGTCGCCGTCGGTGAGGGCCGGGAACGGCAGGCGGAGCATCGGGACGTGGCCCGAGCGGCGCCGCACCTCCTCGGCGAGGTCGGCGTGGGCGGTGCCGCCGGACAACAGCTCGGCGACGGCGGCGCGGGCGCGCTCGGCGTCGAAGCACACGGCTGCGCCGCCGGAGCGGACGGTGACGTCGTCGCTGAGGGCCGACACGGCGGAGAAGCCCACACCGAAGCGGCCGGCCGAGCCGTGGTCGTCGCGCTTGGTCGAGGCCCGCAGGGTGGCCAGCGACTCCACGCCCTCCGGCGTCAGCGGCTCTCCGGTGTTCGCGGCGGTGAGGTCGAACCCGTCCAGGGACAGGCGCAGCCGCCCTGGGACACCGGCGCGGCGGGCCGCGTCGGCGGCGTTCTGCGCGAGCTCCACCACGACCCGGTCGCGGTAGCCGCCGAGGGCGAAGTCCTCCTCGGCGTTGGCGTCCTCGCGGAATCTCGCGGGGGCGTCGGCCCAGGCCGCGAGCACGCGTCTGCGCAGTTCGGCCGTGTTGTAGGGATCGACTCGCGATGCGGTCACCGACTCGGCCATGGTGGTCTCCTCCTGCGCTGCGGGCACGGCCCGGCATGGTGCACCCCGGACGGGAGCGAGTGCGGTAGTGACGACACTAGCCCACCGGGAAGGCCCTACGGGGTCGGCCCCGGCCCGCCCGGCGTGCCCGCGCCCGGGAGGCGGCGCGGGCGCTCAGGAGTCGGAGGAGACCAGTTCCAGTTCGGCCGTGTCGTCGAAGACGATGTGGTCGTAGCCGAGCTCGTCGACGACCGGCCGGGCGGGGTCGTTCTTGGAGACGGGGGTGCGTACCTCGGAGTGCGCGCCGCAGCCGTGGTCGAGCGAGACGACCTTGCCGTCGTCGGGTGCGTACTCGTTGGTGCACACACCGAACATCTGCCGCAGTTCACCGGCGAGCGGGGTCAGGAAGCCGCACGTCGCGCAGCGGGCCGGGGCGGCCGTCGCGATCGGGCTGCGCGGCCCGGACTCGCCGTTGTACCAGCGCTCCGCGGCCTGCTCGCGACCGGTCTCGGACAGGACCTGGCGGCGGCCGAGCCCCAGTTCCCACACCATCTGCTGGTCGACGCCCTCGGCGTCCAGCTCGCTGTCGGGGACCTGCGCGTAACCCGGGATGAGGCGCTCGTCGTCCTCCTCGACCGGCAGCAGGTCGCCGACGCCGACGTCGCCGGGGCGCAGGCGCTCCTTCCACGGCACCCATTCGGGCGCGGTGAGCGCGCCCTCGCCGGGCAGCAGGACGACCTCGTTGACAGTGACGTCCTTGGCGCGCGAGGCGCGGACGACGGTGACGGCGTAGGTCCAGCCGGGGTAGGCGGGGTCCAGGCAGGTGAAGTAGTGGGTGACCAGGCGCGTGTCCTCGACCTCGGGGTCGAGGGGTGCACCGACCCATTCGGGTCGCCCGACCTCGGCAGCCACCGAGCGCGCCAGCTCCACCGCGTCGATACAGGCTTTGTCCGGTACAGGAGAACGTCGAGAAGGGCTCACGTTCCCCATTCTCACTGATCGCCGACACCGATTTGACCATAACGCGGGTCAAGGTTCAGCCGATACACCCTCTTGATGAAGTCTTGTGGGGGCCGTGTCATGCGGCGACCGCCCTGGCGGCGCGGTCCGCGCGCCCCCGTGTCACGTTCTCCGCAGCCGCCGTGTCAGAGGAGTGGGAGCGAGAACGGGACGCACGCGGCGTCCCGCACCACCGACGGGGGAACGGCCCCCGGCCGCCTGTGATCCCCCGGGCCGCTCCCCCGGGACGGAGCACGCGCACGGCGCGAGACGACGACGAAGGGCTGACCGATGAGGGATCACGACTGGCTCGCCGCCCGGTTCGACGAACACCGCTCCCGTCTGCGGGCGGTGGCCCAGCGGATCCTCGGTTCGGCGGCGGAGGCCGACGACGCCCTCCGGGAGGCCCGGCTGCGCGCCGGAGCGGCCGACACCGGCGCGGTGGACGACGCCGGCGGGTGGCTGACCACCATCGTCGCCCGGGTGTGCCTCACCATGCTGCGCTCCCGTGGGACGCGGCGCGAGGAGTCACCGGACCGGCACGAGCGGGGCTCCGACCCGGTCCTCACGCACGGCGGCGCCGTCGACCCCGAGCACGGGGCGCGGCACGAGGTGCTCATGGCGGACTCGGTGGGACTGGCCCTGCGGGCGGTGCTGGAGACGCTGACACCGGCCGAGCGTCTGGCGTTCGTCCTGCACGACATGTTCGCGGTGCCCTTCGACGAGGTCGCCCCGATCGTCGGCCGTTCCACGGCCTGCGCCCGTCAGCTCGCCGGCCGCGCGCGCCGCCGGGTGCGGGGGGCGGACTGACCGGGGGGCGGACCGAACGCGGGGTGTGCTCCGCGGGGCACGCCCGAAGGAGGCGGGGCCGGGTTCGCGCCCGGCCCCGCCTGTCGCTGTGGCCCCGCGCCGCGATCCGGCCCGCGCGAGGGTCCGCCCCGGTGTCAGGCCTCCAGGTCGTCGGCGACCGCGCGCAGCACCGCCGCGATCTGCGCGGCCTCACGGCGTTCGGGTTGGCGGCCCCGGCGGTAGCCGGTGGACAGGCCCTCCAGCAGCTTGATGAGGTCCTCGGTGATGACGACCATCTCGTCCGGCTTCTTGCGCCGGGCCTTGACGACGGAGTGCTGGGTGTCGAGCAGTGTGACCTGGAGCGCCTGCGCGCCCTTGCGGCCTTCGGCCACGCCGAACTCCACCCGCTGCCCAGGGGAGAGCGAGGTGGTGCCGGGAGGAAGGGAGGAGGAGTGCACGAAGACCTCGCCGCCGTCGTCCTGCGTGAGGAATCCGAAACCCTTGTCGCCGTCGTACCACTTGACCTTGCCGGTGGGCACGTAGTGACCTCATGCTTTCACAGTCGGGCACCACGACTTCCGGGAACGCTCAACAGTGTTCTCGCGTTCCGTCTTTCCCGCGGCGGCCCTTGGTTTCCATGGATGGTCAACCAGGCTAGTGGGCGGACCGAAAGCCGTCCATTGCAATATCGCCGTTCAGCGCGGGGCGGCCAGGGGGTGTCCGGAGGAGCGCCGGGGCCGGACTCCGGTGCGCGGGTCCGAAACGCCAGAACGAGGCCCGGATACGGCTCACCCGGGCCTCGCGACGTCGCCGGCGGTCCTGTCACCGCTGGGTGCGGAGTGTGGGACGGGACTCGGCGGACAGACGGGACCGCCGCGACGTGTGTGGCGCCACGGCTGGCTGCCGGACACCGGTTCTGACGTGGCCACCTTCCCGGTGGCGGCGTACGACAAGGATTACCCGGTTCGACGCTCGGGAAAGCGCGGCCACGGGCCGAACGGAAGAGGTTATTCCGAGCATTTACCAAGCAATGACCCGTCCGGCGAAAGGAACGGCCCGTCAGCCCCTCGACCCGTCAGCCGGGGGTTCGCGCCGACCGCTCTTCCGCCCGTGCAGAACGGAGCACCCGCGGGTACAGCAGGAACACGCTCACCAGCGAGGCGAGGCCGAGGCCGATGACACCGGTGGCCGGAAGGGACTCCTGGATGTAGCGGTCGACGAACTTGGCCTCTCCCGGCCACAGCGCCATCGCGATCGCGCACCCGAGCAGCGGAAGGCCGAGGCCGATCCACTTGTCCCGCGCCGTCCACACGCGGCTGAGAGCGATGAGCGCGGCGGAGAGCACCCACACGAACGCCAGGTTCCATCCCCAGGGCACGGTGAGGAGCAGCAGGCCCAGAGCCGCGGCCTCCGGCCCGTGGTGGCGCACCACCACGGCCAGGCCGCGCAGCCCGCCGGCCGTCCTGGACCGCTCTCCGACCGACATCTCCGTCCGCCCCGGGCCCTCCAGGAGCGACAGCAGACCATGGCTGGGGCCGCCCCGCCAGGGCGGCGGCGGCCGGTCCGCGTGCCGGGGCTTGGGCGGGATCATCTCGTCGTCCTCGAGGTCGAGGTCACGACCGCCGAAATCCCGCTCCACCAGGTCCTCCGGTGTGCCGAGACCGAGCAGGATCCTGCGGACGGTCTCCTCGTCACGACCGGCCGCGGCGCGCCGCGACTCGATGCGGGAGCGCACCGCCGTGAGGTAGGCCGTCCGCTCCCTCGCGGACGCACGACCGTGCAGCAACAGCGCGACCTCGGACAGATAGTCGAGTACCAATTGTTCCGAGCGCTGGGTCATGACCCCATATTGGCCCACAATGACCTGGCTTTTAACCCCTTCCCCCCAATTCCGGTCGGTCATTCGCCGGTCGATACGGTCCGCGCACGCGTGACAGCGGCCCCCGCCCGGCCGGTACGGGGACTGACGCGCCCCACGGTGCGGGCATCGCTTAGCGTGGACACGATGACCGACAACGCACAGCCCGACGAGCACGAACCCGGTCCGGGGAGCCGTGGCGCCCCCGTCTCGGGCCGCCCCCCGACGTTCACCTCCTGGCTGCGCGGTCGGTCGGACGACGAGCTCGCGGCCCTGGTGGCCGCGCGCCCCGACCTGGTCCAGCCGGTACCGGTCGACATCGGCGCGCTGGCCACCCGCGCCACCACGCGCAACCCCGTCCTGCGGGTCCTGGAACGCCTGGACGGCTTCGGCCTGCAGGTGCTGGAGGCCGTGGTCGCCCTCGGCGACGACCGCATGTCCGAGCCCGTGGGCGTCACCACCGCGGACCTGGCCGCCGCCCTGGGGCTCACGCCCGCGGCCGACCCGGCCCACGACCCGCTCGCACGCGCCCTGGACGAGCTGCTCCGCCTGGCGCTGGTGTGGCCCGACCGGGGACGGCTGCGGCCCGTCCAGGTCCTGCGCGAGCTGCTGCCCCAGCCCGCGCAGCTCGGTCCGCCCGTCCGCCCGCTGCTGGCCGCGCTGCCGCACAGCACGGTCAAACGGCTCGCCGACGACCTCGTGCCCGCGAGCACGGCCGTCACGCCCGTGGAGACCGTCGCCACGTTCCTGTCCGAGCCCGACCACGTCGGCAGGCTCGTCGACCAGGTCGGCGCACCGGCCGGACGGCTGCTGGACAACCTGGCCTGGGGGCCTCCCCACGGCACGGTCACCGACGCCCGCCGCGAGATCTCCCTGGCCACGGCCTCCTCCCCGGTCGAGACCCTCCTGGCGCGCGGGCTGCTGGTCCCCACCGCCGACGACACCCTCACGCTGCCCCGCGAGGTGGCGCTCCACCTGCGTTCCGGACTGCTGTTCCGCGACGTCTCGACCGGCCCCGAGCCCTTCGAGGGCCGGGAGAACCCCGGCGCGACGGTGACCCGGGCCGCGGCCGGACAGGCCTTCACCCTGCTGCGCGCGCTGGAGGAGTTGTTGGAGCGCTGGTCGGAGGATCCCGCCGGGGTCCTCCGCAACGGCGGGCTGGGCGTGCGCGACCTGCGCCGAGCCGCCCAGGTGATGGACACCGACGAGCAGACCGCGGCCCTGTACCTGGAGACCGCTCGGGCCGCGGGACTGATCGCCACCGACGACCGCGTCGAGGGCGAGTGGCTGCCCACACGCGAGTACGACCTGTGGCGGGAGCGCACGCCCGAGTGGCGCTGGCTGCGCCTGGCCAGGGCCTGGCTGGAGTCGGACCGGGTGGCGGCGCTCAACGGATCGCGGGATTCCGGGGGCCGGGTCCGTAACGTACTGGGCCCCGGCCTGGTCCGCCCGACCGCACCGCAGGCCCGCCGCGACGTACTGGCCGAGCTGGGCACCGCGCCGCCGGGGTTCGCCCCGACCCAGGAGTCGCTGGCGTCACGCCTGGCCTGGCGCCGACCGCGCCGCCAGTCGCCGCTGTACACCGAACTCGTGGGGTACGCGCTGGCCGAGGCCGCGGCGCTCGGGCTGACCGGCCGCGGCGCGCTCGCCGAACACACGCGGCCCCTGTTGGAGGACGACGAGGACGCGGCGGCGCGCGTGCTGGCCGCCGAGCTGCCCACGCCGCTGGACTACGTGCTGGTGCAGGGGGACATGACCGCGGTGGCACCGGGCCCCCTGGTGGCCGGGCTCGCCCGTGAACTCGCGCTGATCGCCGACGTGGAGTCCACGGGCGGGGCGACCGTGTACCGGTTCACGGAGGAGTCCGTGCGTCGCGCCCTGGACGCCGGCCGGGGCATCGCCGACATCACCGCCCTGCTCGAACGCCACTCCCGCACGCCCCTGCCCCAGGCACTGCGCTATCTGGTGTCCGACGTGGGGCGCCGCCACGGGCGCCTGCGCGCCGGCACGGCCTCCAGCTACCTGCGGTGCGACGAGCCGTCGCTGCTGGAGGAGCTGGTGAACGACCGCAGGGCGGGCGACCTGGATCTGGTCCGGCTGGCACCGACCGTCGTCGCCGCCGGGGTGAGCCGGGCGGCGCTGGTGGAGCGGCTGCGCCAGCTGGGGTACCACCCGGTCCCCGAGAGCAGCGACGGCTCCATGCGGTTGAGCCGCCCGGAGGCGCGCCGCGCCGACCCGACGGACGTGCCCGCGCCGAGCGGGTCGGGCGCGCCCCGGGAGCTCTCCCGCGCGGCGGTGAAGGCGATGCGCGCCGGGGACGAGGCGTCCACGGTCGCCCGCCGCCCGGTTCCACTGCCGGAGGACGGACCGCCCGGCTCACGCACGGCGGCGGTCCTGGAGGCGCTCACCCGTGCGGCCAAGGAGGGGCGCAGGGTGTGGATCGGGTACACGGACACCGACGGACGCCAGGTGAGCCGGATCGTGGAACCGTCCGGCGTCGACGGCGGCTTCCTGACCGGCTACGACGCCACGCGCGACGCCGTGCACCGCTTCGCCGCGCACCGCATCAGTGCCATCGCCGAGCTGGAGAACACCTCCGACTGAATCCGAACACGACGTGTCCCTCGGAGGCGGTGGTGGGCCGGGACCGCGCCGCAGGCGGCCAGGGGGCGGGCTAGAGTGGCCGCGGGGTTGGTCCCACGGCGCCGTCCTGGGCATCAGCCACAAGCACATCCGACAGCTCCAACGCGCCGACGGCTACGCCTACACGATCCCGGAGGAGGAGGGCGTCTCCCGGCCCGGTAGGACCGGGTTTCCGCGCCCAACACACCGATGAGCAACGCCTCTCTGCCCCCCGGAGCGTCCTCCCCCCGTGACCGCGACCGTGGTTCCGACCGCGGGGCGGAACGGTCGGCGGAGCGGGACGGAACCCGCGACGGGCCCGCCGCCGTCACGGGCGGGGGTGCCAGCAGCTCCACGATGGCCCTGATCCTGCACGCGCTGACCTTCCTGTGCTGCGCGAACTGGCTGTTCGGGATCGCCGGGATCGTGTTCGCCGTGCGGGCCGCGCACGCACGCGACCGCGGGCGCGCGGACCAGGCGGAGACCCTCACGAGGTACTCCTGGTACTGCCTGGGCGCGGCGGGCGTGATGTTCTTCGTCATGCTCGTGCTGACCTTGGTCACGTGGACGCAGGCGGGTTCCTGGATCGACGGCATCGCGCCGGTGACCAACTGGTGAGGCCCGGCGGGAGGGCCGGGCGGAACCATGGCACGCGTGGTCGCGTCCCATGGTGTGGGGTTGGGTAGACAGCGAGCAGGCGCGGTGGGAGGTGGCAGTGGACGGAGCGCGGAACAGCCCTCGGGACTTCTGGGAGAAGGGCCGCGGCGCGGGGACCGGTGCGCCCCGACCGCTCGGCGGCGTGCCGTCCGGTGCGCCACGCCCCGCTCAGCCGGCCGGACTCGCCGTACCGGCCGAACCCCGGCCGACCGGGCCTCCCGCCCGCGTCGGCGGCGCGGTGGCCGCCCTCGTGGTGGCCCTGCTCACCCTCGCCGTCCCGGTCCTGGGCATCTCGCTCGGCTTCTGGTTCTTCGTGCTGGTCGCCAACATCCCCGGCATCGGCTTCGGCATCGCGGCGCTGACCAAGGTCCCCGACGAAGCAGCCGTGGAGCGCTTCCTCCGCTACACGTGGGCGTGCAACTTCGCCTACCTCGCGCTGTCGGTGGTCTTCCTCGTCCCGGTGATGGTTCTGGCGCTCATGATGTCGATGTTCGCTTTCTGACCTCACACACCCCTGTCCCCCACACCCCCGAGAGCTTCGGAGAAGCCCGACCATGAGTAACGACTGGTACCAGCAGCAGCCCGGCCCCTACGGGAGCCATGGCGGCTACGGCGACAGCACCGGGGGCTACGCCGCCCACGGCTCCTACGGCGCCTACGGAGGCGGGTACCCCCCGCCGCCCCACGACCCGTACCAGCCGACCGGTGAGAGGCCCTCCCAGGGCAACATGATCGGCGCGCTCGTCATGGCGATCATCCTCATGGTGACCTGCTGCGGCGCGGTGTCCGTCGTCGGCGTCGTCTTCTCCGCCCTGGCCCTGGGTGAGAAGTACGACTACGCGCGCGCCGCCAAGTACACCCGCTACGCGTGGATCTCCAACTGGATCAACCTGGGCATCGTCCTCTTCGTGATCGTGGCCTACGTCCTGTTCTTCGTCCTCGCGGTCGCGTCGTCCGCCTGACGTGGTCCCGGGCGGCGGCCCGGGCATGATCCGGGTGCCCGAGGCGTTGCACCTGTGGCCGCCCGCCCACCAGATTGAAGGTCCGTGTGTCCTGCCTGATCGTCCAGTCCGACAAGACGCTCCTCCTCGAGATCGACCACGAACTCGCCGGTGAGTGCCGCCGCGCCATCGCCCCCTTCGCCGAGCTGGAGCGCGCCCCCGAGCACGTGCACACCTACCGGATCACCCCGTTGGCGCTGTGGAACGCACGCGCCGCGGGGCATGACGCCGAGCAGGTCGTGGACGCGCTGATCAGCTACTCCCGCTTCCCCGTGCCGCACTCGCTGCTGGTGGACATCGCCGAGACCATGGACCGCTACGGTCGGCTCACCCTGGTGGGCGACCCCGCGCACGGTCTGGTCCTGGAGTCCACCGACCGCGCGGTGCTGGAGGAGATCGTCCGCGCCAAGAAGCTCAAGGGCATGCTGGGCGAGCGGCTGAGCCAGGACTCGGTCGCGGTGCACCCGAGCCAGCGCGGCAGCCTGAAGCAGGCGCTCCTCAAGATCGGCTGGCCCGCCGAGGACCTGGCGGGCTACGTCGACGGCGAGGCACACGCGATCGAGCTCGTACAGGACGGCTGGGAGCTGCGGGGCTACCAGCAGGAGGCCGCCGAGAGCTTCCACGCCGGCGGCTCGGGCGTGGTGGTGCTCCCCTGCGGCGCGGGCAAGACCATCGTGGGTGCCGCGGCGATGGCGATGACCGGCACGACCACGCTCATCCTGGTGACCAACACGGTCTCCGTGCACCAGTGGAAGTCCGAGCTGCTCAAGCGGACGTCGCTGACCGAGGAGGAGATCGGCGAGTACTCCGGGACCCGCAAGGAGATCCGCCCGGTCACCATCGCGACGTACCAGGTGATGGCGGCGCGCCGGAAGGGCGTGTACACGCACCTGGAGCTGTTCGACGCCCGCGACTGGGGGCTCGTGGTCTACGACGAGGTGCACCTGCTGCCCGCGCCGATCTTCCGGATGACCGCGGACCTGCAGGCACGGCGCCGGCTGGGGCTGACCGCCACGCTGGTGCGCGAGGACGAGCGCGAGGGCGACGTGTTCTCGCTGATCGGCCCCAAGCGCTACGACGCGCCGTGGAAGGACATGGAGAACCAGGGGTGGATCGCCCCCGCGGACTGCGTGGAGGTCCGGGTGGACCTGTCGGAGGCCGAGCGGCTGGCCTACGCCACCGCCGAGCCGGAGGACCGCTACCGGTTCTGCGCCTCGTCGGAGACGAAGACCACCGTGGTGCGGGAGCTGGTGGAGCGGCACCCGGACGAGCAGGTGCTGGTCATCGGGTCCTACATCGACCAGTTGGACGAGCTGGGCGTCTCGTTGGGGGCGCCGGTGATCAAGGGCGGGACCCCCAACAAGGAGCGCGAGCGCCTCTTCGACGCGTTCCGCTCGGGTGAGCTGCGCACGCTGGTGGTGTCGAAGGTCGCGAACTTCTCGATCGACCTGCCCGAGGCCGGGGTGGCGATCCAGGTGTCGGGCTCGTTCGGATCGCGCCAGGAGGAGGCCCAGCGCCTGGGACGGGTGCTGCGGCCCAAGACCGACGGTCGGGCGGCGCGCTTCTACGCCGTGGTCGCTCGGGACACGCTGGACCAGGAGTACGCGGCGCACCGGCAGCGGTTCCTGGCCGAGCAGGGGTACGCGTACCGGATCACGGACGCGGGCGACCTGTTGGCGGGCGAGGAGATCTGACCGCGGGCCCGGCGGCCCGGCGAGCGCGGATCAGAGCGAGGGCAGACCGCCCATGACGTAGGTGAACGCGGCGATGCCCCAGGCCACCAGCGAGTAGCTCAGGGTGCGTGTGCGGAGGATCCGGTCGCCGCGCACGGACGGCGCGGCGAGTGCGGCGGCGAGCAGGCCCAGCCCGAGGAGTGCGGGGATCACGGAGGCCAGGGCGAACAGCTGGGTCTGGGCGGCGCAGTCGGCATAGCCGGAGGTGCCGGGATCACCACAGAACACGTCGTCTCCCGATCGGATCGTTCGGTGCGGGCGGTACTCCCCGACCGTACCGTTTCGGAGCGGCCGGATCGCCGGTACGGCCGACCGTATCCGCGGCCCGCCGGTCCCAGGGTTCCCGGCGTCCACGGAGGGCCCAGACCGAACTTTGTTCGGACATTTCGTGACGCAGGACACTGCGACCCTTTACACGAAGCCGCTTCGTGTCCAATCATGAGGACAGCCACAGCCCCCCCAGGAGGCCACCATGCCCGACCAGTCCGCCACTCAGGCCGCCCCCACAGCCCCGCGCACCGGCTTCCAGTCGCTGAGGGGCGGAGGGCTCAACTGGGACTCCCTCCCGCTGCGCCTGTTCACCAAGGGCAACGCCCGCTTCTGGAACCCCGCGGACATCGACCTGAGCCAGGACGCCGAGGACTGGAAGAAGCTCGACGACGAGGCGCGGACCCGGATCCTGCGCCTGTGCGCGCTGTTCGTGGCGGGCGAGGAGGCGGTGACCGAGGACATCCAGCCCTTCCTGCGCGCGATGGCCGCCGAAGGGCGCCTGGGCGACGAGATGTACCTGACGCAGTTCGCGTTCGAGGAGGCCAAGCACGTCCAGGCGTTCCGCCTGTGGCTGGACGCCCTGGGCGTACGGGACGACCTTCACGGGTTCGTCGACCGCAACTCCGGGTACCGCGCGCTCTTCTACGACGAGCTGCCCCGGTCCCTGGACGCCCTCCTGAGCGACCCCGGCCCGCGCAACCAGGTCCGCGCCTCGGTGACCTACAACCACATCATCGAGGGCTCACTCGCGCTCACCGGCTACTACGCCTGGAACCACGTGTGCACCGTGCGCGACATCTTCCCCGGGATGCGCGAGATCGTGCGCAGGATCGGCGACGACGAGCGCCGCCACATGGCCTGGGGCACCTTCACCTGCCGGCGGCACGTCGCCGCCGACGAGGCCAACTGGGACGTGGTGCGCGAACGCCTGGACGAACTGCTGCCGCACGTGCTGGCCACGGTCGAGGAGGGCGACCGGCCCTCGTCCGACCCCGACGCGCAGCGCTACGAGCTGCCGCCCGGCGAACTGCTCAGATACGCGGGCGACCGCGCCACACGGCGTCTGGGCGCCATCGAGTCGGCGCGGGGCGTGCCGCTGGCCCGGATCGACCTGGACGCCGCGCCCGAGGACCTGGAGGAGCGGTTCGGTGAGGAGGACCGCGCCGCCATGGCCCGGGTGGCTCCCCCGAA
This genomic interval carries:
- a CDS encoding DUF3027 domain-containing protein, which encodes MELARSVAAEVGRPEWVGAPLDPEVEDTRLVTHYFTCLDPAYPGWTYAVTVVRASRAKDVTVNEVVLLPGEGALTAPEWVPWKERLRPGDVGVGDLLPVEEDDERLIPGYAQVPDSELDAEGVDQQMVWELGLGRRQVLSETGREQAAERWYNGESGPRSPIATAAPARCATCGFLTPLAGELRQMFGVCTNEYAPDDGKVVSLDHGCGAHSEVRTPVSKNDPARPVVDELGYDHIVFDDTAELELVSSDS
- a CDS encoding sigma factor; translated protein: MRDHDWLAARFDEHRSRLRAVAQRILGSAAEADDALREARLRAGAADTGAVDDAGGWLTTIVARVCLTMLRSRGTRREESPDRHERGSDPVLTHGGAVDPEHGARHEVLMADSVGLALRAVLETLTPAERLAFVLHDMFAVPFDEVAPIVGRSTACARQLAGRARRRVRGAD
- a CDS encoding cold-shock protein; this encodes MPTGKVKWYDGDKGFGFLTQDDGGEVFVHSSSLPPGTTSLSPGQRVEFGVAEGRKGAQALQVTLLDTQHSVVKARRKKPDEMVVITEDLIKLLEGLSTGYRRGRQPERREAAQIAAVLRAVADDLEA
- a CDS encoding helicase-associated domain-containing protein, with the protein product MTDNAQPDEHEPGPGSRGAPVSGRPPTFTSWLRGRSDDELAALVAARPDLVQPVPVDIGALATRATTRNPVLRVLERLDGFGLQVLEAVVALGDDRMSEPVGVTTADLAAALGLTPAADPAHDPLARALDELLRLALVWPDRGRLRPVQVLRELLPQPAQLGPPVRPLLAALPHSTVKRLADDLVPASTAVTPVETVATFLSEPDHVGRLVDQVGAPAGRLLDNLAWGPPHGTVTDARREISLATASSPVETLLARGLLVPTADDTLTLPREVALHLRSGLLFRDVSTGPEPFEGRENPGATVTRAAAGQAFTLLRALEELLERWSEDPAGVLRNGGLGVRDLRRAAQVMDTDEQTAALYLETARAAGLIATDDRVEGEWLPTREYDLWRERTPEWRWLRLARAWLESDRVAALNGSRDSGGRVRNVLGPGLVRPTAPQARRDVLAELGTAPPGFAPTQESLASRLAWRRPRRQSPLYTELVGYALAEAAALGLTGRGALAEHTRPLLEDDEDAAARVLAAELPTPLDYVLVQGDMTAVAPGPLVAGLARELALIADVESTGGATVYRFTEESVRRALDAGRGIADITALLERHSRTPLPQALRYLVSDVGRRHGRLRAGTASSYLRCDEPSLLEELVNDRRAGDLDLVRLAPTVVAAGVSRAALVERLRQLGYHPVPESSDGSMRLSRPEARRADPTDVPAPSGSGAPRELSRAAVKAMRAGDEASTVARRPVPLPEDGPPGSRTAAVLEALTRAAKEGRRVWIGYTDTDGRQVSRIVEPSGVDGGFLTGYDATRDAVHRFAAHRISAIAELENTSD
- a CDS encoding DNA repair helicase XPB translates to MSCLIVQSDKTLLLEIDHELAGECRRAIAPFAELERAPEHVHTYRITPLALWNARAAGHDAEQVVDALISYSRFPVPHSLLVDIAETMDRYGRLTLVGDPAHGLVLESTDRAVLEEIVRAKKLKGMLGERLSQDSVAVHPSQRGSLKQALLKIGWPAEDLAGYVDGEAHAIELVQDGWELRGYQQEAAESFHAGGSGVVVLPCGAGKTIVGAAAMAMTGTTTLILVTNTVSVHQWKSELLKRTSLTEEEIGEYSGTRKEIRPVTIATYQVMAARRKGVYTHLELFDARDWGLVVYDEVHLLPAPIFRMTADLQARRRLGLTATLVREDEREGDVFSLIGPKRYDAPWKDMENQGWIAPADCVEVRVDLSEAERLAYATAEPEDRYRFCASSETKTTVVRELVERHPDEQVLVIGSYIDQLDELGVSLGAPVIKGGTPNKERERLFDAFRSGELRTLVVSKVANFSIDLPEAGVAIQVSGSFGSRQEEAQRLGRVLRPKTDGRAARFYAVVARDTLDQEYAAHRQRFLAEQGYAYRITDAGDLLAGEEI
- a CDS encoding R2-like ligand-binding oxidase, which produces MPDQSATQAAPTAPRTGFQSLRGGGLNWDSLPLRLFTKGNARFWNPADIDLSQDAEDWKKLDDEARTRILRLCALFVAGEEAVTEDIQPFLRAMAAEGRLGDEMYLTQFAFEEAKHVQAFRLWLDALGVRDDLHGFVDRNSGYRALFYDELPRSLDALLSDPGPRNQVRASVTYNHIIEGSLALTGYYAWNHVCTVRDIFPGMREIVRRIGDDERRHMAWGTFTCRRHVAADEANWDVVRERLDELLPHVLATVEEGDRPSSDPDAQRYELPPGELLRYAGDRATRRLGAIESARGVPLARIDLDAAPEDLEERFGEEDRAAMARVAPPK